From the genome of Deltaproteobacteria bacterium, one region includes:
- a CDS encoding OmpA family protein: MRLLRLVAVLALVAACAGQTTRGKTDGVAAIVKGARKNGAETCAPKELALAEAHLRRARDELDLGHLVPGREHADLAEAQAHLAFRKSPPDKCATGIDSDGDGCPDAADACPHQAEDRDGFQDDDCCPDPDNDRDGIPDVTDRCPNQPEDKDGHQDQDGCPEPDNDRDGVADISDRCPNDPEDWDGFQDEDGCPDPDNDGDKLADLKDQCPNEAGDPAGDGCPYKLVVVTGTKIELKQTVHFATARTRILPRSFPLLTEVAQVLSDRPTLHVRIEGHTDSRGNDAYNLKLSGGRANSVRAFLIGKGVDPARLEARGFGETKPIDDNRTRSGRAMNRRVDFFITKQ, translated from the coding sequence ATGCGGCTGCTGCGTCTGGTCGCCGTCCTCGCGCTCGTCGCTGCGTGCGCCGGACAGACCACGCGTGGCAAGACCGACGGGGTCGCGGCGATCGTCAAGGGCGCCCGAAAGAATGGGGCCGAGACCTGCGCCCCCAAGGAGCTCGCGCTCGCGGAGGCGCACCTTCGGCGGGCGCGGGACGAGCTGGACCTCGGACACCTGGTGCCCGGACGCGAGCACGCGGACCTTGCCGAGGCGCAGGCCCACCTGGCGTTTCGTAAGTCGCCTCCGGACAAGTGCGCCACCGGCATCGACTCCGACGGCGACGGCTGCCCGGACGCGGCCGACGCGTGCCCGCACCAGGCGGAAGATCGCGACGGCTTTCAGGACGACGACTGCTGTCCCGACCCGGACAACGACCGGGATGGCATCCCCGACGTGACGGACCGCTGCCCGAACCAGCCCGAGGACAAGGACGGCCATCAGGACCAGGACGGCTGCCCCGAGCCGGACAACGACCGGGACGGCGTGGCGGACATCTCGGACAGGTGCCCGAACGACCCCGAGGACTGGGACGGTTTTCAGGACGAGGATGGCTGTCCCGACCCGGACAACGACGGGGACAAGCTCGCCGACCTGAAGGATCAGTGCCCGAACGAGGCGGGAGACCCCGCGGGCGACGGGTGTCCGTACAAGCTGGTGGTCGTGACCGGCACGAAGATCGAGCTGAAGCAGACGGTGCACTTCGCGACGGCGCGGACGCGCATTCTGCCGCGCTCCTTCCCCCTGCTGACGGAGGTGGCGCAGGTGCTCTCCGACCGCCCGACCCTTCACGTGCGCATCGAGGGGCACACCGATAGTCGCGGGAACGACGCGTACAACCTGAAGCTCTCGGGCGGGCGAGCCAACTCGGTTCGAGCCTTCCTGATCGGCAAGGGGGTAGACCCGGCGCGGCTCGAGGCCCGTGGCTTCGGCGAGACGAAACCCATCGACGACAACCGGACGCGCTCGGGGCGGGCCATGAACCGACGGGTGGACTTCTTCATCACCAAGCAGTAG
- a CDS encoding tetratricopeptide repeat protein, with amino-acid sequence MSVLRWSGLPRWVGVAALLLGLAAPVPARAEVGPKVEQLNAKAMESYDGLEFDEAKTQLLAALKAAQEGGLTAGKALVSTYLNLGIVYGAGLNDRLTAIRYFTEAIKLDREVKLDPKRATPALDEMFNSAKDAAGPAPAPATADFKHVPVSQAREGQSLSITASVGGSLKARRVVLFVRRSGRAEFSSQVMEAIGGETYRGLIPPALVQGRSLHYYLEAQDGSGERLAGSGTAASPNTVAVGAGDRDLPRPPRKREKLVSIAVGIGTGLGVVFGGSSEHLHPRRGGKFEAAEVTPGGAMSPLHLMGELGIHLTRHWHLAGLVRVQLVNGLSGDTVTEPNTVSVLGMARAKRFFGDGSTRFYLSFGAGGGQIRHRISLGDYDRDPTTPDDIVDARVAGVGLFGFGGGLNVMFTPTVGMMVDLNGMLMIPDFAAHVDLSAGLVLSF; translated from the coding sequence ATGTCCGTGCTGAGATGGTCTGGATTGCCGAGATGGGTGGGCGTCGCCGCCCTCCTGCTGGGCCTCGCCGCGCCGGTCCCTGCGAGGGCCGAGGTGGGACCCAAGGTGGAGCAGCTCAACGCCAAGGCGATGGAGAGCTACGACGGCCTCGAGTTCGACGAGGCGAAGACGCAGCTCCTCGCGGCCCTCAAGGCGGCGCAAGAGGGAGGACTGACGGCGGGCAAGGCGCTCGTCAGCACCTACCTGAATCTGGGGATCGTCTACGGCGCCGGGCTGAACGATCGGCTGACCGCGATTCGGTACTTCACCGAGGCGATCAAGCTGGACCGCGAGGTGAAGCTGGACCCGAAGCGCGCGACGCCTGCTCTCGACGAGATGTTCAACAGCGCCAAGGACGCGGCGGGGCCGGCGCCGGCTCCGGCCACCGCGGACTTCAAGCACGTTCCGGTGAGCCAGGCCAGGGAAGGCCAGTCGCTCTCCATCACGGCCTCGGTCGGCGGGAGCCTCAAGGCACGGCGCGTGGTGCTCTTCGTGCGCCGGAGCGGCCGCGCGGAATTCAGCTCGCAGGTCATGGAGGCGATTGGCGGAGAGACCTACCGCGGCCTCATCCCCCCCGCCCTGGTCCAGGGGCGGTCGCTGCACTACTACCTCGAGGCGCAGGACGGCTCGGGGGAGCGCCTGGCGGGGAGCGGCACTGCGGCGAGCCCGAACACCGTCGCGGTGGGCGCGGGGGACCGCGACCTCCCTCGTCCGCCCAGGAAGCGCGAGAAGCTGGTCAGCATCGCGGTCGGGATCGGTACGGGCCTCGGCGTCGTGTTCGGCGGGTCGTCGGAACACCTGCATCCGCGACGGGGCGGGAAGTTCGAAGCGGCCGAGGTCACGCCGGGTGGCGCCATGTCCCCTCTGCACCTGATGGGGGAACTCGGCATCCACCTCACGCGTCACTGGCACCTCGCGGGCCTCGTGCGGGTGCAGCTCGTGAACGGGCTGAGCGGTGACACGGTGACCGAGCCGAACACGGTGAGCGTGCTCGGCATGGCGCGCGCCAAGCGCTTCTTCGGCGACGGTTCGACGCGGTTCTACCTCTCGTTCGGGGCCGGAGGGGGGCAGATCCGGCACCGCATCTCGCTCGGCGACTACGACCGCGACCCCACCACCCCCGACGACATCGTGGACGCGCGCGTGGCGGGCGTAGGTCTCTTCGGCTTCGGCGGCGGGCTCAACGTGATGTTCACTCCCACCGTCGGAATGATGGTGGATCTGAATGGCATGCTCATGATTCCGGACTTCGCGGCGCACGTGGACCTGAGCGCGGGCCTGGTCCTGAGCTTCTGA
- a CDS encoding tetratricopeptide repeat protein has protein sequence MPPLPDDAFTGPNAPSTPAPRRGPPPPPPPRSKTAELRSPPGTPPPSSGDEEPLPRARSTELRVSPPQSTPSPAARAEDPTLQRSKTRSRPLPAVPTPVDEPPREGARGARAVLPEVLDSEEDILLVTAELGPGIPSEPSQPGQLGLVGDVDVLFTSVHGFMEQELDHLDPQDKRGRAVLLYELGHLEETVFRDVGRAEGRYREAFELDRGFVPALRALRRRHEARSRWRDALQVLEAEVEATPREELRAALLTQQAELLASRLSDTEGALKALQAAVALSPRSRRAVEALRGIYSRLERWEELLEALRQIANITSEEAERARLTVEMAELSEFRLGRAKEAEELYAHALVLDPASQKAAMALRRLYLAHGRWKELSELLAKEAGREHEPEEMFADLYRSARISETHLHDDVRAASLLETAAALKPADPLPLQSLAETYERMGRHEEQAAAIGRQLRLVRDPADRATLCYRLGRTLQHWLGRTDQAMDAYREALKHQPGHEATIRALVALYQQAERWEELLELELLRAERVADNGRRADGYLKAAALCEQRLKDVPRAVELYDRAWRLLPGTPDAFRALDRIYRQSERWQPLAELYEAKAELTQDPPLMVSLLRGAAAIYEEKLRLRDRAIVTLERLRERRPGDRETLVYLARLYEEAGRVEQLRQALEEWAAVTEDERERTELRRRIGELYEGPLRRPEQAVEVYRQILETAPGDRATLERLKASYERTGRWNDLVQILRAEIAVVGSEELAPLQLEIGQLCEDKLGDLDQAGAAYDAALAADAGYTPAMLAQEELLRRQGAWGRLVALLVAQAERLKEPARAAASLCRAGEVCEEQLKEQSQAEQHYHRALELDPGNTPARHGLERLYLAAQDRRALEAHYIREAEGASNPVVRVRAYLRLAALFEGPGDDATGAMAAYESALKAGEDQPEALHSLAALCRRRGNWVRLAALLARVAGSAHDRDAALAALKEWASLVELHLADRWDPAPIYERVLDGDAQDYHGLNALERLGYNRGDFKALLPLTLRQIRAGGDLNWVTALCVRAATFILAGGKYREAAEILRRGLEGTPTYLPAIRLLRRIDEVLEEWGEAAQLLLTEGDLAANPEASRSALARAGNLLLDRFGDVEGARAAFERVFAGDPANAQAFGRLAQILSDAADYPALVDLYRRRLEAVESSARAPLQLQLAALYRDSLRDEEAAVEVLRVLLAADPEHRAALAEISELCASQHRWREAEQYLEQLARLGSEQPEARRDAQLRRSAILEERLGDEEGALSVLEELVQEFPGDGEVLRRCILIYQRRGDWGRTVEVLGELARTGPAGERVSRLVDLAEIYSRTLGDRDSAHQCLRRAGGLLVETGAGIDRVREYFERRGDFEGLVDLLGDAVGNLPPEGSPGAVAVRLARARVLAGRLLRPSEAEIEIRRALQGDSRSIEARLELAGLHLWGDNLGEATTEYMRVLDQDPFNQDAYRGIFRVNERRGDLDRAAGAAQAVCAVGEGDDAERKMAAQAEMAMEPALPSAAATPLGIHGFWHLVASPAEPQAPRELLLAVADFLPQTFPADLERVSETGVMPLDPEEALATRCTLLGQVLGVDRFQTCLGQGRSEVVEVLPGSPCRLVVDERFAARASPAELRFAVGRGLAEILTRTAYFRVLSPRKVELLLTAVADLYVRGFAESQGAPDGIEEVLRTLGRVLPRRVRKTLEEPARAYAAAPLTSASAWVTQAQRSAERAGLLLAGDVRAALQRLVAEQAKPAVRAELLRFSVSPHLYEARRRLGLAI, from the coding sequence ATGCCGCCGCTCCCCGACGATGCCTTCACCGGACCGAACGCGCCGTCTACGCCCGCCCCGCGACGCGGCCCGCCGCCCCCGCCGCCTCCGCGCAGCAAGACCGCGGAGCTCAGGTCGCCCCCCGGCACGCCGCCGCCCTCTAGCGGCGACGAAGAGCCCCTGCCGCGCGCCAGGAGCACTGAGCTGCGCGTCTCGCCGCCGCAGTCGACGCCCTCTCCGGCGGCGCGCGCGGAAGATCCCACGCTGCAGCGGTCGAAGACCCGCAGCCGTCCGCTGCCGGCAGTGCCGACCCCTGTCGATGAGCCGCCTCGCGAGGGGGCTCGCGGCGCCCGCGCGGTGCTCCCCGAGGTGCTGGACAGCGAGGAAGACATCCTCCTCGTCACCGCCGAGCTCGGTCCCGGCATCCCGAGCGAGCCGTCGCAACCCGGACAGCTCGGGCTGGTCGGCGACGTGGACGTGCTCTTCACCTCGGTCCACGGCTTCATGGAGCAAGAGCTCGACCACCTCGACCCGCAGGACAAGCGAGGACGCGCGGTCTTGCTCTACGAGCTCGGGCACCTCGAGGAGACGGTCTTTCGCGACGTGGGTCGCGCCGAGGGGCGGTACCGGGAAGCCTTCGAGCTCGACCGCGGCTTCGTCCCGGCGCTGCGCGCGCTCCGGCGGCGACACGAGGCGCGTTCGCGCTGGCGGGACGCCCTGCAGGTTCTCGAGGCGGAGGTGGAGGCGACGCCCCGCGAGGAGCTGCGGGCCGCGCTCCTGACGCAGCAGGCGGAGCTCCTCGCGAGCCGGCTCTCCGACACCGAAGGTGCGCTCAAGGCGTTGCAGGCGGCGGTGGCTCTCTCCCCGCGGAGCCGTCGCGCGGTGGAGGCGCTGCGAGGCATCTACTCGCGCCTCGAGCGCTGGGAGGAGCTCCTCGAGGCGCTGCGACAGATCGCCAACATCACCAGCGAGGAGGCCGAGCGGGCCCGCTTGACCGTGGAGATGGCCGAGCTCTCGGAGTTCCGCCTCGGTCGCGCCAAGGAAGCCGAGGAGCTTTACGCGCACGCCCTCGTGCTCGATCCGGCCAGCCAGAAGGCGGCCATGGCGCTGCGGCGGCTCTACCTCGCGCATGGACGGTGGAAGGAGCTGAGCGAGCTGCTCGCCAAGGAGGCCGGTCGCGAGCACGAGCCCGAGGAGATGTTCGCGGACCTCTACCGCTCGGCGCGCATCTCCGAGACGCACCTGCACGACGACGTTCGCGCGGCGTCCCTGCTCGAGACCGCGGCGGCGCTGAAGCCGGCCGACCCGCTGCCGCTGCAATCGCTCGCCGAGACCTACGAGCGGATGGGGCGCCACGAGGAACAGGCGGCCGCCATCGGTCGCCAGCTCCGATTGGTGCGGGACCCCGCGGACCGGGCGACGCTCTGCTATCGCCTCGGTCGCACGCTGCAGCACTGGCTCGGTCGCACCGACCAGGCGATGGACGCCTACCGGGAGGCGCTCAAGCACCAGCCCGGTCACGAGGCGACGATCCGCGCCCTCGTGGCGCTCTACCAGCAGGCCGAGCGGTGGGAGGAGCTCCTCGAGCTCGAGCTGCTTCGCGCCGAGCGCGTGGCCGACAACGGGCGCCGCGCCGACGGGTACCTGAAGGCGGCGGCGCTCTGCGAACAGCGACTCAAGGACGTGCCGCGTGCGGTGGAGCTCTACGACCGCGCGTGGCGCCTCCTGCCGGGGACCCCCGACGCGTTTCGTGCGCTCGACCGGATCTACCGTCAGTCGGAACGCTGGCAGCCGCTGGCCGAGCTCTACGAAGCCAAGGCCGAGCTGACGCAGGACCCGCCGCTGATGGTCAGTCTCCTGCGCGGCGCGGCGGCGATCTACGAGGAGAAGCTGCGCCTCCGGGATCGGGCCATCGTCACGCTGGAGCGATTGCGCGAGCGGCGTCCCGGCGACAGGGAGACGCTCGTCTATCTGGCGCGGCTCTACGAGGAGGCCGGCCGGGTGGAGCAGCTGCGCCAGGCGCTCGAGGAGTGGGCGGCCGTCACCGAGGACGAGCGCGAGCGCACCGAGTTGAGGCGGCGCATCGGCGAGCTCTACGAAGGACCGCTCCGGCGGCCCGAGCAGGCGGTGGAGGTTTACCGCCAGATCCTCGAGACGGCGCCCGGAGACCGCGCCACGCTCGAACGCCTCAAGGCCAGCTACGAGCGGACGGGGCGCTGGAACGACCTGGTGCAGATCCTGCGGGCCGAGATCGCGGTGGTGGGGAGCGAGGAGCTCGCCCCGCTGCAGCTCGAGATCGGCCAGCTCTGCGAGGACAAGCTCGGCGACCTCGACCAGGCCGGCGCAGCCTACGACGCGGCGCTCGCCGCCGACGCGGGCTACACCCCGGCGATGCTCGCGCAGGAGGAGCTGCTAAGGCGGCAAGGGGCGTGGGGGCGACTCGTGGCGTTGCTCGTCGCCCAGGCGGAGCGGCTGAAAGAGCCGGCGCGCGCGGCGGCATCGCTCTGTCGCGCAGGCGAGGTGTGCGAGGAGCAGCTGAAGGAGCAGTCGCAGGCCGAACAGCACTACCATCGCGCGCTCGAGCTCGACCCCGGCAACACGCCGGCGCGGCACGGCCTCGAGCGCCTCTATCTCGCGGCGCAGGATCGGCGGGCTCTCGAGGCGCACTACATCCGCGAGGCGGAGGGGGCGAGCAACCCCGTCGTGCGCGTACGCGCCTACCTCCGGCTGGCCGCGCTCTTCGAGGGCCCGGGCGACGACGCGACGGGCGCGATGGCGGCCTACGAGTCGGCGCTGAAGGCGGGAGAGGACCAGCCCGAGGCGCTGCACAGCCTCGCGGCGCTCTGTCGCCGACGCGGGAACTGGGTGCGGCTGGCCGCGCTGCTGGCGCGAGTGGCCGGCTCCGCGCACGACCGCGACGCCGCGCTGGCCGCGCTGAAGGAGTGGGCCTCCCTCGTGGAGCTACATCTGGCCGACCGCTGGGACCCCGCGCCGATCTACGAGCGCGTTCTCGACGGCGACGCGCAGGACTACCACGGGCTGAACGCGCTCGAGCGACTCGGCTACAACCGGGGCGACTTCAAGGCGCTGCTGCCGCTCACGCTGCGCCAGATCCGGGCTGGGGGCGACCTCAACTGGGTCACCGCGCTGTGCGTGCGGGCGGCGACCTTCATCCTGGCCGGCGGGAAGTACCGCGAGGCGGCCGAGATCCTGCGGCGTGGGCTCGAAGGGACCCCGACCTACCTGCCGGCGATCCGCCTGCTGCGCCGCATCGACGAGGTGCTCGAGGAGTGGGGGGAGGCCGCCCAGCTGCTGCTCACCGAAGGCGATCTCGCCGCGAACCCCGAGGCGTCGCGTTCGGCGCTGGCGCGGGCCGGGAACCTCCTGCTCGACCGCTTCGGCGACGTGGAGGGAGCTCGCGCCGCGTTCGAACGCGTCTTCGCCGGCGACCCCGCCAACGCCCAGGCCTTCGGGCGGCTGGCGCAGATCCTCTCCGACGCCGCGGACTACCCGGCGCTGGTCGACCTCTACCGTCGGCGCCTGGAGGCTGTCGAGTCGTCGGCGCGCGCGCCGCTGCAGCTCCAGCTCGCGGCGCTCTATCGCGACTCGCTCCGCGACGAGGAGGCGGCCGTCGAGGTGTTGCGCGTCCTCCTCGCGGCCGACCCCGAGCATCGCGCCGCGCTCGCCGAGATCTCCGAGCTCTGCGCGAGTCAGCACCGCTGGCGCGAGGCGGAGCAGTACCTCGAGCAGCTGGCGCGGCTCGGCTCCGAGCAGCCGGAGGCGCGGCGAGATGCGCAGCTCCGTCGCTCTGCGATTCTCGAGGAGCGCCTCGGTGACGAGGAGGGCGCGCTCTCGGTCCTCGAGGAGCTGGTGCAGGAATTCCCCGGCGACGGCGAGGTCCTGCGGCGCTGCATCCTGATCTACCAGCGCCGCGGCGATTGGGGACGGACCGTCGAGGTGCTCGGGGAGCTGGCCAGGACGGGTCCCGCGGGAGAGCGGGTGAGCCGCCTCGTGGACCTGGCGGAGATCTATTCGCGGACTCTCGGCGATCGGGATTCGGCGCATCAATGCCTGCGACGCGCCGGGGGGCTGCTCGTCGAGACGGGTGCGGGGATCGACCGCGTGCGGGAGTACTTCGAGCGGCGTGGCGACTTCGAGGGGCTGGTGGACCTGCTGGGAGACGCGGTCGGAAACCTCCCCCCCGAGGGAAGTCCCGGGGCGGTCGCGGTTCGCCTCGCGCGCGCCCGCGTGCTGGCTGGCCGGCTCCTCAGGCCGAGCGAGGCGGAGATCGAGATCCGTCGCGCGCTGCAGGGCGACTCCCGTTCGATCGAGGCGCGCCTTGAGCTGGCCGGACTGCACCTCTGGGGCGACAACCTCGGGGAGGCGACCACCGAGTACATGCGGGTTCTCGACCAAGATCCCTTCAACCAGGACGCGTACCGCGGCATCTTTCGCGTGAACGAGCGGCGGGGGGATCTGGACCGCGCCGCCGGCGCCGCGCAGGCCGTGTGCGCTGTTGGCGAGGGCGACGACGCCGAGCGCAAGATGGCTGCGCAGGCCGAGATGGCGATGGAGCCCGCGCTCCCGTCGGCGGCCGCGACTCCGCTCGGCATCCACGGCTTCTGGCATCTCGTGGCCAGCCCCGCCGAGCCGCAGGCTCCGCGCGAGCTGCTCCTCGCGGTGGCGGACTTCCTGCCGCAGACCTTTCCCGCCGACCTGGAGCGCGTCAGCGAGACCGGGGTGATGCCGCTCGACCCCGAGGAGGCGCTGGCCACCCGCTGCACGCTGCTCGGTCAGGTGCTGGGGGTCGATCGCTTCCAGACCTGCCTTGGGCAGGGGCGCTCCGAGGTGGTGGAGGTGCTCCCCGGGAGTCCGTGCCGCCTCGTGGTGGACGAACGGTTCGCGGCGCGGGCGAGCCCGGCCGAGCTCCGCTTCGCCGTGGGGCGGGGCCTCGCGGAGATCCTCACACGCACGGCGTACTTCCGCGTCCTGTCGCCGCGCAAGGTGGAGCTGCTTCTCACGGCGGTGGCCGATCTCTACGTGCGGGGCTTCGCGGAGTCGCAGGGGGCGCCGGACGGGATCGAAGAGGTCCTCCGCACGCTCGGTCGCGTGCTCCCGCGCCGGGTGCGCAAGACGCTCGAGGAGCCGGCCCGCGCCTACGCGGCCGCACCGCTCACCTCGGCCTCGGCGTGGGTCACGCAGGCGCAGCGCAGCGCAGAGCGGGCGGGATTGCTCCTCGCCGGGGACGTTCGCGCCGCGCTTCAGCGCCTCGTCGCGGAGCAGGCGAAACCCGCAGTGCGGGCGGAGCTGCTCCGCTTCTCCGTCTCGCCGCACCTCTACGAGGCGCGCCGTCGCTTGGGGCTGGCCATCTAG
- a CDS encoding PAS domain-containing protein: MGLAPSSDLTPRPPPSRLRRRLAYIMLVRVVIFTLLLAGTVSVHLAWGTPEELGGPYVTVLFVFIAGLYLLNISYALLLRLVRDLRLLAAVQIGLDLLTSAALVHYTGSAESAFVLLFLLSPVAAAVTLGRRAGLVTAAAGTAFFVAVVLSGHAGWLPLVPGQALDPSAITRQNLVRSLLTNGSAMFAVAILAGYLAEQLRSADLHVEQQQAHIRDLAALNADVIRCLTSGLITVNADGTILGLNEAATDILALDGPTVTGRPLAKVVPELASLIAAGALVRRSELEVGCGNDLRVLGVSVSPLTDRFDQQTGWIINFQDLTTLRQLEQTMKRSEHLASLGRMAAAVAHEIRNPLASISGSLELLRSEPHLDTDSRTLMDIALREIERLDKLIADMLSYARPRSPQAEPLDLNREIHTLAGVIGELMSGEDVPRVVVRGNDEPLWVSADRDQLSGVLWNLVRNAWQAGERHEIEVLVRLRDEETVALAVRDHAKGIAPENLPRIFEPFFTTKPKGTGLGLATVQRVIQEHGGTIEVESTVGQGTTFTVLLPRVPAPAPSE; this comes from the coding sequence ATGGGTCTCGCGCCCTCCTCCGACCTCACCCCACGGCCGCCCCCCTCGCGCCTGCGCCGTCGCCTGGCCTACATCATGTTGGTGCGGGTGGTCATCTTCACCCTGCTCCTGGCGGGCACCGTATCGGTGCACCTGGCCTGGGGGACACCCGAGGAGCTCGGTGGCCCGTACGTCACCGTGCTCTTCGTCTTCATCGCCGGCCTCTACCTGCTCAACATCAGCTACGCCCTGCTCCTCCGCCTGGTGCGGGACCTCAGACTTCTCGCGGCGGTCCAGATCGGCCTCGACCTGCTCACGAGCGCGGCCCTCGTGCACTACACGGGGAGCGCGGAGAGCGCCTTCGTCCTCCTTTTCCTGCTCAGTCCGGTGGCGGCGGCGGTGACGCTGGGGCGCCGCGCAGGGCTGGTGACCGCCGCGGCGGGCACCGCGTTCTTCGTCGCGGTGGTTCTCTCCGGGCACGCGGGGTGGCTGCCCCTCGTCCCCGGGCAGGCCCTCGACCCGAGCGCGATCACCCGCCAGAACCTGGTGCGGAGCCTCCTCACGAACGGCAGCGCCATGTTCGCCGTGGCCATCCTCGCCGGCTACCTGGCGGAACAGCTCCGGTCGGCCGACCTGCACGTCGAGCAGCAGCAGGCCCACATTCGGGACCTCGCCGCGCTGAACGCGGACGTGATCCGCTGCCTCACGAGCGGGCTCATCACGGTGAACGCCGACGGCACGATCCTTGGTCTCAACGAGGCCGCGACCGACATCCTCGCGCTCGACGGTCCGACGGTGACGGGCCGCCCCCTGGCGAAGGTGGTCCCGGAACTCGCGTCGCTCATCGCCGCCGGCGCTCTGGTCCGGCGCTCGGAGCTCGAGGTGGGGTGCGGCAATGACCTGCGCGTCCTCGGCGTATCCGTCTCTCCCCTCACCGACCGCTTCGACCAGCAGACCGGCTGGATCATCAACTTCCAGGACCTCACGACGCTGCGCCAGCTCGAACAGACGATGAAGCGCTCGGAGCACCTTGCCTCGCTCGGGCGCATGGCCGCGGCCGTGGCGCACGAGATCCGCAATCCCCTGGCGTCGATCTCCGGCTCGCTCGAGCTCTTGCGCTCGGAGCCCCACCTCGACACCGACAGCCGCACGCTGATGGATATCGCGCTCCGCGAGATCGAGCGGCTCGACAAGCTGATCGCTGACATGCTGAGCTACGCGCGTCCGCGCTCGCCGCAGGCCGAGCCCCTGGACCTGAACCGCGAGATCCACACCCTGGCCGGCGTCATCGGCGAGCTGATGTCGGGCGAGGACGTGCCGCGCGTGGTGGTCCGCGGTAACGACGAGCCGCTCTGGGTCTCGGCCGACCGGGACCAGCTCTCCGGCGTGCTCTGGAACCTCGTGCGGAACGCCTGGCAGGCCGGTGAGCGCCACGAGATCGAGGTGCTGGTCCGTCTGCGCGATGAGGAGACGGTGGCGCTCGCCGTGCGGGACCACGCCAAGGGGATCGCGCCCGAGAACCTCCCCCGCATCTTCGAGCCCTTCTTCACGACGAAGCCCAAGGGGACCGGCCTCGGCCTCGCGACGGTCCAGCGCGTGATCCAGGAACACGGCGGCACGATCGAGGTCGAGAGCACGGTGGGTCAGGGCACCACCTTCACCGTGCTCCTGCCGCGGGTCCCGGCGCCCGCGCCGTCGGAGTAG
- a CDS encoding type II secretion system F family protein, which translates to MATFVWEGRTRAGESRSGTMEAANDAELLATLRSQNITATKVKKKGAAIQIRFGTGVKQKDVVVFARQLATMIDAGLPLVQALEILANQSDSKNFAKVIRDVKERVEGGAAFSEALRAHPKVFDDLFTNLVQAGEVGGILDTILARLATYMEKALKLKAKIKGAMVYPIAIGFVAVVVVVVLLWKVIPVFEAMFKDMGAGALPGVTQFVIDLSRGFVSNMHYIAIAAVLFVVGITSILRTRKGKRTWHAILLKLPIVGPVIRKIVVARFTRTFGTLISSGVPILDSMDIVAKTAGNMVVEEAILHVKEKVAEGRDLATPLMQTRVVPPMVVQMLGVGEQTGAMDQMLQKIADFYEEEVDVAVSALTSLMEPLMMVFLGGIVGTILIAMYMPIFELAGSIRAE; encoded by the coding sequence ATGGCAACCTTCGTCTGGGAAGGCCGCACCCGAGCCGGCGAGTCGCGCAGTGGCACGATGGAAGCGGCCAACGATGCCGAGCTTCTGGCCACGCTCCGCTCCCAGAACATCACCGCGACCAAGGTCAAGAAGAAGGGCGCGGCGATCCAGATCCGCTTCGGCACCGGCGTCAAGCAAAAGGACGTGGTGGTCTTCGCGAGACAGCTCGCCACCATGATCGACGCCGGTCTTCCGCTCGTACAGGCGCTCGAGATCCTGGCGAACCAGTCCGACAGCAAGAACTTCGCCAAGGTGATTCGCGACGTGAAGGAGCGAGTCGAGGGGGGCGCCGCCTTCTCCGAAGCCCTGCGGGCGCATCCGAAGGTCTTCGACGACCTCTTCACCAACCTGGTCCAGGCCGGTGAGGTGGGCGGTATCCTCGACACGATCCTGGCCCGCCTCGCCACCTATATGGAGAAGGCGCTCAAGCTGAAGGCCAAGATCAAGGGCGCCATGGTCTACCCCATCGCCATCGGCTTCGTGGCCGTGGTGGTGGTGGTGGTGCTCCTCTGGAAGGTGATCCCGGTCTTCGAGGCCATGTTCAAGGACATGGGGGCCGGAGCGCTCCCGGGCGTCACGCAGTTCGTGATCGACCTGAGCCGGGGCTTCGTCAGCAACATGCACTACATCGCGATCGCCGCGGTGCTGTTCGTCGTAGGCATCACCTCCATCCTCCGCACTCGGAAGGGCAAGCGCACCTGGCACGCCATTCTGCTGAAATTACCCATCGTAGGGCCCGTGATCCGGAAGATCGTCGTGGCTCGCTTCACCCGCACCTTCGGCACGCTCATCTCCAGCGGCGTACCGATCCTCGACTCGATGGACATCGTGGCCAAGACCGCCGGCAACATGGTCGTCGAAGAGGCCATCCTGCACGTGAAGGAGAAGGTGGCCGAGGGTCGCGACCTGGCGACCCCCTTGATGCAGACCCGCGTCGTCCCGCCGATGGTCGTGCAGATGCTCGGCGTCGGCGAGCAGACCGGCGCGATGGATCAGATGCTGCAGAAGATCGCCGACTTCTACGAGGAGGAAGTGGACGTCGCGGTCTCCGCGCTGACCTCCCTGATGGAGCCGCTGATGATGGTCTTCCTCGGCGGCATCGTCGGTACGATCCTCATCGCCATGTACATGCCGATCTTCGAGCTCGCCGGCAGCATTCGCGCCGAGTAA